The DNA window GCAGTTTACTGTGTGTTTGCAAGCCATTCGATTCAATTCAACTCTATTCCACCCTGTCCTATCCCACGTAACCATTACCCATGGGTCTCAACAGTTTACTGTGTGTTTGCAAGCCATTCTATTCAATTCAACTCTATTCCACCCTGTCCTATCCCACGTAACCATTACCCATGGGTCTCAACAGTTTACTGTGTGTTTGCAAGCCATTCTATTCAATTCAACTCTATTCCACCCTGTCCTATCCCACGTAACCATTACCCATGGGTCTCAGCAGTTTACTGTGTGTTTGCAAGCCATTCTATTCAATTCAACTCTATTCCACCCTGTCCTATCCCACGTAACCATTACCCATGGGTCTCAACAGTTTACTGTGTGTTTGCAAGCCATTCTATTCAATTCAACTCTATTCCACCCTGTCCTATCCCACGTAACCATTACCCATGGGTCTCAACAGTTTACTGTGTGTTTGCAAGCCATTCTATTCAATTCAACTCTATTCCACCCTGTCCTATCCCACGTAACCATTACCCATGGGTCTCAACAGTTTACTGTGTGTTTGCAAGCCATTCTATTCAATTCAACTCTATTCCACCCTGTCCTATCCCACGTAACCATTACCCATGGGTCTCAACAGTTTACTGTGTGTTTGCAAGCCATTCTATTCAATTCAACTCTATTCCACCCTGTCCTATCCCACGTAACCATTACCCATGGGTCTCAACAGTTTACTGTGTGTTTGCAAGCCATTCTATTCAATTCAACTCTATTCCACCCTGTCCTATCCCACGTAACCATTACCCATGGGTCTCAACAGTTTACTGTGTGTTTGCAAGCCATTCTATTCAATTCAACTCTATTCCACCCTGTCCTATCCCACACCTCTCAGAGGACATGCAAATGTCTGGCAATTGATATACCACAGTTTTAAAATCAACCACTTGCCTTGTTCCTATACCTCACTGTATTCACTGTTAAAATTCAACCCCTAATATCTCCCTGAAGACCTAATTATTTGTCCTTGTCCTATTATGAAGATATAATTACTTGTCCTAATATCTCCCTGAAGATCGAATTACTTGTCCTAATATCTCCCAGAATGTCTAATTACTTGTCCTAATATCTCCCTGAAGGTCTGGCTACTTGCCCTAATATCTCCCTGAAGACCTAATTATTTTTCCTTGTCCTATTATGAAGACCTAAATACTTGGCCTAATATCTCCCTAAAGACCTAATTATTTGATCTTGTCCTATTATGAAGATCTAATTACTTGTCCTAATATCTCCCTGAAGGTCTGGCTACTTGTCCTAATATCTCTCAGAGTGTCTAATTACTTGTCCTAATATCTCCCAGAATGTCTAATGACTTGTCCTAATACCTCCCAGAATGTCTAACTACTTGTCCTAGTATAACCATGCAGATCTAATTGCTTGTCCTAATATCTCCCTGCATGCCTAATTACTTGTCCTAATATCACCATGAAGATCTAATGACTTGTCCTAATACCTCCCAGAATGTCTAACTACTTGTCCTAGTATAACCATGCAGATCTAATTGCTTGTCCTAATATCTCCCTGCATGCCTAATTACTTGTCCTAGTATAACCATGCAGATCTAATTGCTTGTCCTAATATCTCCCTGCATGCCTAATTACTTGTCCTAATATCACCATGAAGATCTAATTGCTTGTCCTAATACCTCCCAGAATGTCTAACTACTTGTCCTAGTATAACCATGCAGATCTAATGACTTGTCCTAATATCTCCCAGAATGTCTAACTACTTGTCCTAGTATAACCATGCAGATCTAATTACTTGTCCTAATATCACCATGAAGATCTAATTACTTGTCCTAGTATCACCATGACGATCTAATTACTTGTCCTAATATCTCCCAGAATGTCTAATTACTTGTCCTAATATCTCCCTGAAGGTCTGGCTACTTGCCCTAATATCTCCCTGAAGACCTAATTATTTATCCTTGTCCTATTATGAAGACCTAAATACTTGGCCTAATATCTCCCTAAAGACCTAATTATTTGATCTTGTCCTATTATGAAGATCTAATTACTTGTCCTAATATCTCCCTGAAGGTCTGGCTACTTGTCCTAATATCTCTCAGAGTGTCTAATTACTTGTCCTAATATCTCCCAGAATGTCTAATGACTTGTCCTAATACCTCCCAGAATGTCTAACTACTTGTCCTAGTATAACCATGCAGATCTAATTACTTGTCCTAATATCACCATGAAGATCTAATTACTTGTCCTAATATCTCCCAGAATGTCTAACTACTTGTCCTAATATCTCCCAGAATGTCTAAAAGCATGTCCTAGTATCACTATGAAGATCTAATTACCTGTCCTGATATCTCCCAGAATGTCTAATTACCTGTCCTAGTATCACCATGAAGATCGAATTATTTGTCCTAATATCTCCCAGAATGTCTAATTACTTGTCCTAATATCTCCCTGAATGTCTAATTACTTGTCCTAATATCTCCCTGAATGTCTAATTACTTGTCCTAATATCTCCCTGAATGTCTAATTACTTGTCCTAATATCTCCCAGAATGTCTAATTACTTGTCCTAATATCTCCCAGAATGTATAATTACTTGTCCTAATATCTCCCAGAATGTCTAAATACTTGTCCTAATATCTCCCAGAATGTCTAATTACTTGTCCTAATATCCCCATGACGATCTAATTACTTGTCCTAATATCTCCCAGAATGTCTAATTACTTGTCCTAATATCTCCCTGAATGTCTGACCAGCCAGTGACATTGCAGTGTGTTGTCTCCCCCGCCAGGTGAGATCCGCATGGTGTTCGTCCTCTACAGGAACCTGGGCTCCTACCTGTCTACAGATAATGCCAGTGTTGGTCTGGGCAGCGAGGCTCTCTATCCTAACTACTCTGTCATAGTCAACTCTCCTGTTATTACTGCTGCTATCAACAAGGAGAGCAACAAGGTCTATCTGTCTGAACCGGTGGTCTTCACTGTCAAACACCTGCAGGTATATATACCGGAGAATACGCacggattacacacacacacacacacacacagacacacacacacacacacagacacacacagacacacacacacacagacacacagacagacagacagacagacagacaggcagacagacagacacacagacaaacacacacacacacacacagacaaacacacagacacacagacagacagacacacaaacaaacacacaaacacacagtatgGAGCATTTATGGATATACAACCTCAccataacacacaaccacaccataacacacaaccacaccataacacacaaccacaccataacacacaaccacaccataacacacaaccataacacacaaccacaccataacacaaaaccataacacacaaccacaccataacacacaaccacaacataacacacaaccacaccattacacacaaccacaccattacacacaaccacacaaccacaccataacacacaaccacaacataacacacaacaacaccatgacacacaaccacacaaccacaccataacacacaaccacaccataacacacaacaacaccataacacacaacgacacaaccacaccataacacacaaccacaccataacacacaaccacaccataacacacaaccacaccataacacacaaccacaccagaacacacaacaacaccataacacacaaccacacagccaCACCATAATAcacaaccacaccataacacacaacaacaccataacacacaacaacaccataacacacaaccacaccataacacacaaccacaccataacacacaaccataacacacaaccacaccataacacacaaccacaccataacacacaaccataacacacaaccataacacacaaccacaccataacacacaacaacaccataacacacaaccacaccataacacacaaccacaccataacacacaaccataacacacaaccacaccataacacacaaccacaccataacacacaaccataacacacaaccataacacacaaccacaccataacacacaacaacaccataacacacaaccacaccataacacacaaccacaccataacacacaaccataacacacaaccacaccataacacacaacaacaccataacacacaaccacaccaaaacacacaaccataacacacaaccacaccataacacacaacaacaccattacacacaaccacacaaccacaccataacacacaaccacaacataacacacaacaacaccatgacacacaaccacacaaccacaccataacacacaaccacaccataacacacaacaacaccataacacacaacgacacaaccacaccataacacacaaccacaccataacacacaaccacaccataacacacaaccacaccataacacacaaccacaccagaacacacaacaacaccataacacacaaccacacagccaCACCATAATAcacaaccacaccataacacacaacaacaccataacacacaacaacaccataacacacaaccacaccataacacacaaccacacaacaacaccataacacacaaccacaccataacacagaaccataacacacaaccacagcataacacacaaccacaccataacCAACAACCACACCAGAACACACAAcaacaccataacacacaaccacaccataacacacaaccataccatatcacacaaccacaccataacacacaaccacaccataacacacaaccacaccataacacacaaccacaccatatCACACAAcaacaccataacacacaaccacaccataacacacaaccacaccataacacacaacaacaccataacacacaaccacaccataacacaacaccataacacacaaccacaccataacacacaccataacacacaaccacaccataacacacaccataacacacaaccacaccataacacacaaccacaaccacaccataacacacaaccacaccataaacacacaaccacaccataacacaacaaccataacacacaaccacaccataacacacaaccataacacacaaccataacacacaaccacaccatatCACACAAcaacaccataacacacaaccacaccataacgcacaaccataacacacaaccacaccataacacacaaccacaccataacacacgaccataacacacaaccacaccataacacacaaccacaccataacacacaaccataacacacaaccacaccataacacacaaccacaccataacacacaaccacaccataacacacaaccataacacacaaccacaccataacacacaaccacaccataacacacaaccacaccataacacacaaccacaccataacacacaaccataacacacaaccataacacacaaccacaccataacacGCTCAGAGACACTGATACAGATGTTCCACACCAACAGCTTGCTAGCACTTTACAGCAAAACAGTTGTTGTGGACAAGTCTGCTTAGCAACATCCAGGCCTTCAGCAGGACcacaagacacacagacacacagacacatattgACTCATTCAGTGTCACACATCCTTCTGTCTGTTTATCACTTGTCCTCTCACACattctgttcccctccctccctcccccactatctccctccctccctccccactatctccctccctcccaccctcgctcccccattctctctctctctctctctctctctctctctctctctctctccctccctcccatcctcgctcccccattcttctctctcctctctctctctctctctctctctctctctctctctctctctcgctctctctctctctctctctctctcgctctctgtctctccccctacctctcctctcctctctctctctctctctctctctctctctctctctctctcctctctctctctctctctctctctctctctctctctctcgctctctgtctctcccctacctctctctcctctctctctcccagcattCAGAGGAGAACTTCAACCCCAACTGTTCTTTCTGGAGTTATTCCAAGCGGTCCATGACTGGGTTCTGGTCCAGTCAGGACTGTCGACTACTGGACACCAACAGAACACACACCACCTGCTCCTGTACTCATCTGACCAGCTTTGCTGTGCTGATGGCACACGTTGAAGTCAAGGTAGGTCAGAGATTGACTAGTCATGTCTGGGCCTGCTGTCCTGATGGCACACGTTGAAGTCAAGGTAGATCAGAGATTGACTAGTCATGTCTGGGCCTTCTGTACTGATGGCACATGTTGAGGTCAAGGTAGATCAGAGATTGACTAGTCATGTCTGGGCCATCTATACTGATGGCACACGTTGAAGTCAAGGTAGATCAGAGATTGACTAGTCATGTCTAAAGGCTTGTGATTGATGATCAGGGCCCCATAGTAAAGGTGTGTGATTGATGATCAGGGCCCCATAGTAAAGGTGTGTGATTGATGATCAGGGCCCCATAGTAAAGGTGTGTGATTGATGATCAGGGCCCCATAGTAAAGGCGTGTGATTGATGATCAGGGCCCCATAGTAAAGTGTGTGATTGATGATCAGGGCCCCATAGTAAAGGCGTGTGATTGATGATCAGGGCCCCATAGTAAAGGTGTGTGATTGATGCATCAGGGCCCCATAGTAAAGGCATGTGTCAGCAGTTGATGT is part of the Oncorhynchus kisutch isolate 150728-3 unplaced genomic scaffold, Okis_V2 scaffold199, whole genome shotgun sequence genome and encodes:
- the LOC116360708 gene encoding adhesion G protein-coupled receptor L3-like, coding for VLSPPPGEIRMVFVLYRNLGSYLSTDNASVGLGSEALYPNYSVIVNSPVITAAINKESNKVYLSEPVVFTVKHLQHSEENFNPNCSFWSYSKRSMTGFWSSQDCRLLDTNRTHTTCSCTHLTSFAVLMAHVEVKVGQRLTSHVWACCPDGTR